One genomic region from Anopheles bellator chromosome 2, idAnoBellAS_SP24_06.2, whole genome shotgun sequence encodes:
- the LOC131207565 gene encoding disintegrin and metalloproteinase domain-containing protein adm-2-like, whose translation MYSTDNVPHTGSTQRATHEAHESNPIYPILVPASKEGTATLTYNLNGKVTVLQLTRKPGGSQEESTGGCQHYRHDQTGLIVCDGHIRGTFHRKDGIFRLEYDASAGLHFIHRLKEADWPRKATSRRVKRNQLSTIKGPYQANRHSRYVELLLVVDRTLYQKLGSDAWKVYDYCTNIANHINMLYNPLNIFIALTDVIMWMDKDAITVSPKAEETLNSFLLYRSRTLLHEYPHDHAQLLTAIEFRDNVIGKAKVAGMCSDQSSGAIVRVHTEDVAVQANTVAHEMGHSFTMEHDEDGNCSCPDRKCIMTSTVTGLRLKHWSNCSTVQLAGAFRRGLHHCLTNRPMRLAMESCGNGFVEPGEECDCGLEEACENPCCDAPTCRLRPGAECATGECCDLATCQVREAATVCRSAGGECDLPEYCTGESEYCPPDVHRRDTEVCAGGAAHCIAGHCRTRTDQCRTLWGPSGHAASDACYKENTKGTKYANCGYEGRPAERFRKCDAADVQCGLLFCHHHRQGEELDMGLFNGETWHSVAKGNETFRRLYCHSAYVDLGDGHAQHPAFVPDGAPCGQDRMCYRQRCESIERLNAWGLGAAICPRDCHGRGVCNSEGHCHCQPGYDPPFCEHRGVGGSLDSGPPSTVSPVRQYLTLGSLVILGCIVTIVLLILCLRSPFVGPVGQHRLAHWRRPWRLYKVRGTSPRTTTHKAPSHRPCIARDTISLPKYHSSTRDISDDRQFRPIMAVTVVNRPEGSSHDPQLTLQYPLVVPVHGRCSTDWRPPAPINRQRPF comes from the exons CGACGGACAACGTTCCACACACGGGGTCCACACAGAGGGCCACACACGAAGCTCACGAAAGCAATCCGATATACCCTATCCTGGTGCCAGCGAGCAAGGAGGGCACAGCAACACTAACCTACAATCTTAACGGCAAGGTCACCGTCCTGCAGCTCACGCGAAAACCTGGCGGAAGCCAAGAGGAGTCGACCGGCGGCTGTCAGCACTACCGTCACGACCAAACCGGGCTCATCGTCTGTGATGGGCACATCCGTGGAACCTTCCACCGAAAGGACGGAATATTCCGTCTCGAGTACGATGCCTCCGCTGGACTGCACTTTATTCATAG ACTGAAGGAAGCAGACTGGCCTCGGAAAGCGACCAGCCGGAGAGTGAAACGAAACCAGCTGTCGACCATCAAAGGCCCTTACCAGGCCAACCGTCACTCGCGGTACGTGGAGCTGCTACTCGTTGTCGATCGGACACTGTACCAGAAGCTGGGCAGCGATGCGTGGAAGGTCTACGACTACTGTACGAATATCGCCAATCATATCAATATG CTCTACAATCCGCTAAACATCTTCATCGCCCTCACGGACGTGATCATGTGGATGGACAAGGACGCGATCACTGTTTCACCGAAGGCCGAGGAGACACTGAACAGTTTTCTGTTGTACCGATCGCGGACTCTGCTTCACGAATACCCGCACGACCATGCGCAGCTTCTGACGGCCATCGAGTTTCGGGACAATGTCAtaggaaaagcgaaagtcgCCGGCATGTGCTCCGACCAGAGCTCGGGCGCGATCGTGCGCGTGCACACGGAAGACGTGGCCGTGCAGGCGAACACGGTGGCGCACGAGATGGGTCACAGCTTCACGATGGAGCACGACGAGGACGGGAACTGCTCCtgtccggaccggaagtgcatCATGACCAGCACCGTCACGGGTCTGAGGCTGAAGCACTGGAGCAACTGCAGCACGGTGCAGCTGGCCGGAGCATTCCGACGCGGACTGCACCACTGCCTGACGAACCGACCGATGCGTCTGGCGATGGAAAGCTGCGGCAATGGGTTCGTGGAGCCCGGTGAAGAGTGTGACTGTGGGCTGGAGGAGGCATGTGAGAATCCGTGCTGCGATGCGCCTACCTGCCGACTACGCCCGGGAGCCGAATGTGCCACGGGCGAGTGCTGCGATCTGGCCACTTGTCAGGTGCGTGAGGCTGCCACCGTCTGCCGGTCGGCGGGGGGAGAATGTGATCTTCCCGAGTACTGCACCGGTGAGTCCGAGTACTGTCCACCGGATGTCCATCGGCGCGATACGGAAGTGTGTGCGGGTGGAGCGGCACACTGTATCGCTGGTCACTGCCGAACGCGAACTGACCAGTGTCGGACACTGTGGGGACCGTCGGGGCACGCGGCAAGCGATGCGTGTTATAAGGAGAACACCAAGGGTACGAAGTACGCCAACTGTGGGTACGAAGGACGGCCAGCCGAGCGGTTCCGGAAGTGTGACGCGGCCGACGTACAATGCGGACTGCTCTTCTgtcaccaccatcgccaggGCGAGGAGCTGGATATGGGTCTGTTCAATGGCGAAACGTGGCACAGTGTGGCCAAGGGCAACGAGACGTTCCGGAGGCTATACTGTCACTCGGCGTACGTCGATCTGGGTGATGGACACGCCCAGCATCCGGCCTTCGTCCCGGATGGGGCGCCGTGCGGCCAGGATCGGATGTGCTACCGGCAGCGCTGCGAAAGCATCGAACGACTGAATGCCTGGGGTCTGGGTGCGGCCATTTGCCCACGCGATTGCCACGGTCGTGGTGTGTGCAACAGCGAGGGCCACTGCCACTGTCAACCCGGGTACGATCCCCCATTCTGTGAGCATCGGGGAGTTGGCGGGTCTCTCGACAGTGGACCACCGTCGACGGTGTCACCCGTACGGCAGTACCTAACCCTCGGCTCACTGGTGATCCTGGGCTGCATCGTGACGATCGTCCTGCTCATACTCTGCCTCCGCAGTCCATTTGTAGGCCCGGTTGGACAGCACCGGCTGGCTCACTGGAGGCGTCCCTGGCGATTGTACAAAGTACGGGGCACTAGTCCAAGGACAACGACACACAAGGCCCCAAGCCATCGACCGTGTATTGCTCGCGATACCATATCACTGCCAAAGTATCACTCGTCGACACGGGACATCAGCGACGATCGGCAGTTCCGGCCGATCATGGCGGTGACAGTGGTGAACCGGCCAGAGGGTTCCTCGCACGACCCGCAGCTCACCCTCCAATACCCCTTAGTGGTCCCAGTCCACGGCCGGTGTTCAACGGATTGGCGACCACCGGCTCCCATCAATCGTCAACGGCCATTTTAA